The Terriglobales bacterium genome includes a region encoding these proteins:
- the murC gene encoding UDP-N-acetylmuramate--L-alanine ligase has protein sequence MFAKIQRIHFVGIGGIGMSGIAEVLLTLGYKVSGSDLKLSPVTHRLARLGATIFEGHSAENAEGAEVVVISSAVSERNPEVETARRRHVPVIQRAEMLAELMRIKYGIAIAGMHGKTTTTSMVAAVLAAGGLDPTIIVGGRVDAIDSNARLGKSHYLVAEADESDRSFLKLSPILSVVTNIDCEHMDCYRDMQDVEQTFLEFMDRVPFYGMVVICNDDERLRGLLPKVRRRVVTYGTREGSDFQIVSSTTARSSGKNIGHFGVRYRGKSLGDFSLHVPGAHNVLNATAAVAVGVGLDIHLEDIRAALEKFRGVDRRFQLKGKVNGISVVDDYGHHPTEIRATLAAARQCGYERIHVIFQPHRYTRTQQLMEEFTNAFGDADTLHILDIYAASEPPIEGITGEALARAVAQRSGKKVSYSPSFADATEAAVAQAREGELILTLGAGSISQLGPQILERLAANTKPVGIESSDH, from the coding sequence ATGTTCGCAAAAATACAGCGCATACATTTTGTCGGCATTGGCGGCATCGGCATGAGCGGCATCGCCGAGGTCCTGCTTACGCTTGGGTATAAGGTTTCCGGCTCCGATTTGAAGCTCTCTCCAGTGACTCATAGGCTGGCCCGCCTGGGTGCAACCATCTTTGAAGGACACAGCGCAGAAAACGCCGAGGGCGCCGAAGTCGTCGTCATCAGTTCGGCCGTCAGCGAGCGAAATCCCGAGGTTGAGACGGCTCGCCGCCGGCACGTACCTGTCATCCAGCGGGCCGAGATGCTGGCCGAGCTGATGCGCATCAAGTACGGCATAGCCATTGCCGGCATGCACGGCAAGACCACAACTACTTCCATGGTTGCAGCGGTGCTCGCTGCCGGCGGGCTCGACCCTACCATCATCGTCGGTGGCCGCGTGGACGCCATTGATTCCAACGCGCGTCTCGGCAAATCGCACTACCTGGTCGCTGAGGCCGATGAGAGCGACCGCAGCTTTCTCAAGCTCTCGCCCATCCTCTCGGTCGTAACCAATATTGACTGTGAGCACATGGATTGCTACCGCGACATGCAAGACGTTGAGCAGACCTTTCTCGAGTTCATGGACCGCGTGCCCTTCTACGGCATGGTTGTAATCTGCAATGACGACGAGCGCCTGCGCGGGCTTCTGCCCAAGGTCCGGCGGCGTGTCGTAACCTACGGTACGCGCGAAGGCTCCGACTTCCAGATCGTCAGCAGCACAACCGCTCGGAGCAGCGGAAAAAACATAGGACACTTCGGCGTGCGTTATCGCGGAAAATCACTAGGCGATTTTTCTCTTCATGTCCCGGGAGCGCATAATGTCCTCAATGCCACGGCTGCCGTGGCCGTGGGCGTTGGCCTGGATATCCACCTCGAAGACATCCGCGCAGCCCTGGAAAAATTCCGGGGAGTAGACCGCCGCTTTCAGCTCAAGGGCAAGGTCAACGGCATCAGTGTGGTGGATGATTACGGCCACCACCCCACGGAAATCCGCGCCACGCTCGCCGCTGCACGGCAGTGTGGCTACGAAAGAATTCATGTCATCTTCCAGCCCCATCGCTATACCCGCACCCAGCAGTTGATGGAGGAATTCACCAACGCCTTTGGCGACGCCGATACCCTCCACATCCTCGATATCTACGCCGCCAGCGAGCCGCCCATCGAAGGCATCACCGGCGAGGCTCTCGCGCGGGCCGTTGCCCAGCGCTCCGGCAAGAAAGTTTCGTACAGCCCCTCGTTTGCCGACGCAACTGAGGCGGCGGTTGCCCAGGCCCGCGAAGGCGAGCTGATTCTCACCCTGGGCGCAGGCAGTATTTCCCAACTTGGCCCGCAGATTCTGGAGCGGCTGGCAGCCAACACGAAACCGGTTGGGATTGAATCATCGGATCATTGA
- a CDS encoding FtsQ-type POTRA domain-containing protein, with product MSRDDDFYIPERESRTRRPAVAAQAEEDVDNELDSRVVDLDTDEESSFLRAQKRIPVRRGALPKKTANRLKQVSIALLLLGVVAAALATAYFYGTGSWRFRIDSSDNIEVAGTQNVTHGQVMEIVGGDIGRNIFFVPLADRKKQLEEIPWVESATVMRLLPNHLRIEIHERTPIGFVRIGSKVSLIDASGVVLELPPHSAAKYSFPVIAGMEESDPLSTRAARMKIYGELVHDLDSEGAHYSSSISEVDLSDPEDVKITVADPEGAVLIHLGSSQFLERYKIYLAHIEDWRQQFKKVESVDLRYDHQVIVNPETSSNRERTDSTTGNATQTQASSNTAPRNTAPRSTKPKPVAAPHPAAGNAHNKRHH from the coding sequence ATGTCTCGAGACGACGACTTCTATATCCCCGAGCGCGAAAGTCGGACCCGGCGGCCTGCAGTGGCAGCGCAGGCGGAAGAAGACGTTGACAACGAACTCGACAGCCGCGTCGTTGATCTCGATACCGACGAAGAATCTTCTTTCCTGCGTGCACAGAAACGCATCCCGGTACGTCGCGGAGCGCTTCCCAAGAAAACTGCCAACCGGCTGAAGCAGGTTTCAATTGCACTCTTGCTTCTCGGTGTAGTGGCTGCCGCGCTGGCCACGGCTTATTTCTACGGCACCGGTTCCTGGCGCTTCCGCATTGATTCCAGCGACAACATTGAAGTTGCCGGCACGCAGAACGTCACCCACGGCCAGGTCATGGAGATCGTAGGCGGCGACATCGGCCGCAACATCTTCTTTGTCCCTTTAGCGGACCGCAAAAAGCAGTTGGAAGAGATCCCGTGGGTGGAATCGGCCACCGTGATGCGTCTGCTGCCCAACCATCTCAGGATCGAGATTCACGAGCGTACACCCATAGGCTTTGTGCGTATCGGTTCCAAAGTCTCGCTCATTGACGCGAGTGGTGTGGTGCTGGAGCTGCCGCCGCACTCTGCCGCCAAATATTCTTTCCCCGTGATCGCCGGCATGGAGGAGTCTGACCCGCTCTCCACCCGCGCCGCCCGCATGAAAATCTACGGAGAGCTTGTGCATGACCTCGATTCGGAGGGCGCGCACTACTCCAGCTCCATCAGCGAGGTTGATCTCTCTGACCCGGAAGACGTGAAAATTACCGTGGCTGATCCCGAAGGCGCTGTGCTCATACACCTGGGAAGCAGTCAGTTTCTCGAACGCTATAAGATTTATCTGGCGCACATAGAAGACTGGCGCCAGCAGTTCAAAAAAGTGGAGTCGGTGGACCTTCGTTACGACCACCAGGTCATCGTCAATCCCGAGACCTCGAGCAATCGTGAGCGCACCGATTCCACAACCGGCAACGCAACGCAAACCCAGGCATCGAGCAACACAGCACCCAGGAATACGGCGCCCAGGAGCACCAAACCAAAGCCCGTTGCCGCGCCGCACCCGGCCGCCGGCAACGCACATAACAAGCGGCATCATTAA
- the ftsW gene encoding putative lipid II flippase FtsW, with protein MAKRISVDKTLFTVTVLLVFVGLVMVFSASAVMAQERFGSPYTFLIKQIIWAVAGLLAMVGLMNFDYRRFKHPAVVFSLLGVTTLLLLAVFFLDRSHNTHRWIRFGGFSLQPSELAKPAIILFLAYFLENKLKSMDDWRHTLLPAAVPIALFAGLIVLQPDLGTAIACVAIAATILYVAGMRLRYFGYAVAASLLPLYFLIFRVQWRYDRILAFLNPYSDPQGRGFHVIQSLIAVGTGGFTGVGLMEGKQKLFYLPEPQTDFIFAVTAEELGLIGSLIVVTLFAIFLFRGIRIAFKTNDHFARFLALGITAMVVIQALMNISVVLALMPTKGIPLPFISYGGSSIFITLASVGVLLNITQQTD; from the coding sequence ATGGCGAAACGCATCAGTGTTGATAAAACGCTCTTCACCGTCACCGTGCTGCTGGTGTTTGTTGGCTTGGTCATGGTCTTCAGCGCTTCTGCAGTCATGGCGCAAGAGCGCTTTGGTTCGCCGTATACCTTCCTCATTAAGCAAATCATCTGGGCTGTAGCCGGCCTGCTGGCCATGGTCGGACTCATGAACTTCGACTATCGCCGCTTCAAGCATCCCGCAGTTGTATTTTCTTTGCTGGGTGTAACCACGTTATTGCTGCTGGCTGTCTTTTTTCTCGACCGCTCGCACAACACCCATCGCTGGATTCGCTTCGGCGGATTCTCCCTGCAACCCTCCGAGCTGGCCAAGCCGGCCATCATTTTGTTTCTCGCCTATTTCCTGGAAAACAAACTCAAGTCAATGGACGACTGGCGGCATACCCTGCTGCCGGCAGCGGTTCCCATTGCGCTCTTTGCCGGGTTGATTGTTCTTCAGCCCGACCTGGGCACCGCGATCGCCTGCGTGGCCATCGCCGCCACTATCCTTTATGTAGCCGGCATGCGCCTGCGCTACTTCGGATACGCGGTTGCAGCCTCGTTGCTCCCTCTGTATTTCCTGATCTTCCGCGTGCAATGGCGCTATGACCGCATCCTGGCATTTCTGAATCCCTATTCCGATCCGCAAGGACGCGGCTTTCACGTGATTCAATCGTTGATCGCGGTCGGTACCGGCGGCTTCACCGGAGTGGGCCTGATGGAAGGCAAGCAGAAACTCTTTTATCTGCCCGAGCCGCAGACCGATTTTATCTTTGCCGTCACCGCCGAAGAGCTCGGCCTTATCGGTTCGCTGATTGTTGTGACCCTGTTCGCTATTTTTCTCTTCCGGGGAATACGGATTGCCTTCAAGACCAACGATCACTTTGCGCGCTTTCTCGCCCTCGGCATCACCGCCATGGTAGTGATCCAGGCCCTGATGAATATCAGCGTGGTGCTCGCCCTCATGCCCACCAAGGGAATCCCGCTGCCGTTTATCTCCTACGGCGGGTCATCTATATTTATTACCCTGGCCAGCGTAGGCGTGCTGTTGAACATCACGCAGCAGACAGATTAG
- the murG gene encoding undecaprenyldiphospho-muramoylpentapeptide beta-N-acetylglucosaminyltransferase, which yields MRAILAGGGTGGHVIPALAIARELQQRYQAEILFIGTARGIENRLVPAAGFELRLIQVGALKNVSLATRLRTLFDLPRAILACRGMLREFRPDVVIGVGGYASGPAMLAAWLRRIPTLAFEPNVVPGLANRVVARLVSAAAVHFEETKKYFRNARVTGVPVRKEFFLPKEAASPAKQTLLVFGGSQGASAINRVVLESLPGLRQALPGLHIIHQTGERDHKDAQAAYLQAGISAEVLPFINEMPQAFARANLLLCRSGASTVAEITAAGKAAIFVPFPRAADDHQRRNAENLAQQGAAVLIPEPELSQQKLISTVVDLLTHADRLRQMEEAASKLTHRYAAEEIADIAAQLAKIPLASKPAEALRHEA from the coding sequence ATGCGCGCAATCCTTGCAGGCGGCGGCACTGGCGGACACGTAATTCCCGCCCTCGCCATCGCCCGCGAACTCCAGCAGCGCTATCAGGCTGAAATACTCTTCATTGGCACGGCACGTGGCATTGAAAACCGTCTGGTTCCGGCCGCCGGGTTCGAGCTGCGGCTCATTCAAGTGGGCGCGCTCAAGAATGTCAGCCTGGCCACACGCCTGCGCACTCTCTTTGACCTGCCCCGCGCCATACTGGCTTGCCGGGGCATGCTGCGCGAGTTCCGTCCTGACGTAGTCATTGGGGTCGGCGGATACGCCTCTGGCCCCGCCATGCTCGCCGCCTGGCTGCGGCGCATTCCAACCCTCGCCTTTGAGCCCAACGTGGTTCCCGGGCTGGCCAACCGCGTGGTGGCGCGGCTGGTCTCGGCGGCGGCCGTCCATTTTGAAGAGACCAAAAAATACTTCCGCAATGCGCGCGTGACCGGAGTCCCAGTGCGCAAAGAATTCTTCCTGCCGAAAGAAGCCGCAAGCCCGGCAAAGCAAACCCTTCTGGTCTTCGGAGGCAGCCAGGGCGCCAGTGCCATCAATCGCGTCGTGCTGGAATCGCTCCCCGGATTACGGCAGGCATTACCCGGACTGCACATCATCCACCAGACCGGCGAGCGCGATCACAAAGATGCGCAGGCAGCGTATTTACAAGCCGGCATCTCTGCCGAAGTGCTGCCTTTCATCAACGAGATGCCGCAGGCCTTTGCCCGTGCCAATCTGCTGCTGTGCCGCTCCGGCGCCAGCACGGTCGCCGAAATCACTGCAGCGGGGAAAGCGGCTATCTTTGTGCCCTTCCCGCGCGCGGCAGACGATCATCAGCGCCGCAACGCGGAAAATCTGGCGCAACAGGGCGCGGCCGTGCTCATTCCCGAGCCAGAACTTTCCCAGCAGAAACTGATCTCCACAGTTGTAGATCTGTTGACTCACGCTGATCGGCTGCGGCAGATGGAAGAGGCCGCCAGTAAATTGACCCACCGTTATGCCGCCGAAGAGATTGCCGATATTGCCGCCCAATTGGCCAAGATTCCTCTTGCCTCCAAACCCGCGGAAGCGCTGCGCCACGAAGCCTAG